From a single Hymenobacter sp. YIM 151500-1 genomic region:
- a CDS encoding anthranilate synthase component I family protein produces the protein MKHVQLSTRHLRVLADTVTPVGLYLRLRDRYPNCLLLESSDYHGQQNAFSYLAFDPLARFELRGRELTLTFPDDTTQTETLTDPRQALARLQEFAACFQTEDTGHDFITGGLFGYLGYEAVQYFEDLTLSAEKQPAGQIPDIVYSTYRYVIAVNHFRNELHVFEHTVAGDEVDEDGLTRLVNLIRNPSLPDFKFRTVGEEQTNQTDEEFLKVLAQGQQHCRRGDVFQIVLSRRFQQGFSGDEFNVYRALRSINPSPYLFYFDYGSFKIFGSSPETQLLIKGREASLFPIAGTFRRTGHDAEDAALAQQLADDPKENAEHVMLVDLARNDLARHGDQVRVKTFREIQYYSHVIHLVSEVNATLAPTASPLQVVADTFPAGTLSGAPKHRAMQLIDELEPTARGYYGGAIGHLGFQGDFNHAIMIRSFLSTASQLYFQAGAGVVAASDIHSELNEVHHKLAALRKALKEAEGV, from the coding sequence ATGAAACACGTTCAGCTCTCTACCCGCCACCTTCGCGTGTTGGCCGACACGGTAACGCCCGTGGGCCTGTACCTGCGCCTGCGCGACCGGTACCCCAACTGCCTGCTGCTGGAAAGCTCCGACTACCACGGCCAGCAAAATGCCTTCAGCTACCTGGCCTTCGACCCGCTGGCCCGCTTCGAGCTGCGCGGCCGGGAGCTGACCCTTACTTTTCCCGACGACACTACCCAAACCGAAACGCTAACCGACCCGCGGCAGGCCCTCGCCCGGCTCCAGGAGTTTGCTGCCTGCTTCCAGACCGAAGACACCGGCCACGACTTCATCACGGGCGGACTGTTTGGCTACCTAGGGTACGAGGCCGTGCAGTACTTCGAGGACCTGACGCTGAGCGCCGAGAAGCAGCCAGCGGGGCAGATTCCGGATATCGTGTACAGCACCTACCGCTACGTCATTGCCGTCAACCACTTCCGCAACGAGCTGCACGTGTTTGAGCACACCGTGGCTGGCGACGAAGTGGACGAAGATGGGCTGACGCGGCTGGTAAACCTGATTCGCAACCCCAGCCTGCCCGACTTTAAGTTCCGGACCGTAGGGGAGGAGCAGACCAACCAAACCGACGAAGAATTCTTGAAGGTACTGGCCCAGGGCCAGCAGCACTGCCGCCGCGGCGACGTATTCCAGATTGTGCTGTCCCGGCGGTTTCAGCAAGGATTCTCGGGCGACGAGTTCAACGTGTACCGGGCTCTGCGCTCCATCAATCCTTCGCCCTACCTGTTTTACTTCGATTACGGCTCGTTTAAAATCTTCGGGTCTTCGCCCGAAACGCAGCTGCTCATCAAGGGCCGTGAGGCCAGCCTGTTTCCCATAGCCGGTACCTTCCGCCGCACCGGCCACGACGCCGAAGACGCCGCTCTGGCCCAACAGCTGGCCGACGACCCCAAGGAAAATGCCGAGCACGTAATGCTGGTGGATTTGGCCCGCAACGACTTGGCCCGCCACGGCGACCAGGTGCGGGTGAAAACCTTCCGCGAAATTCAGTACTACTCCCACGTCATTCACCTGGTGAGCGAGGTGAATGCCACCCTGGCCCCCACAGCCAGCCCGCTGCAAGTGGTGGCCGACACCTTCCCGGCCGGTACGCTCTCCGGGGCGCCCAAGCACCGCGCCATGCAGCTCATCGACGAGCTGGAGCCCACGGCCCGCGGCTACTACGGCGGCGCCATTGGCCACCTGGGCTTCCAGGGCGACTTCAACCACGCCATCATGATTCGCTCCTTCCTGAGCACGGCCAGCCAGCTCTACTTCCAGGCCGGCGCCGGCGTCGTGGCCGCCTCCGACATCCACTCCGAACTCAACGAAGTGCACCACAAACTAGCCGCCCTGCGCAAGGCGTTGAAGGAGGCGGAGGGGGTATAG
- a CDS encoding SusC/RagA family TonB-linked outer membrane protein, with translation MKHPYLAKLAFPLLCAGVSVSSAYAQGAGTVSGRVLDEKNQGLPGVTVLIEGTNLGGSTNSDGTFSIQNVPSGSQTLVLSFVGYTTRRQPITVTGGQNTEVSTVTLSENTTLLNEAVVIGYGTQRKQDLTGAVEQISEKQFVKGQVTNPEQLVQGKVAGLQVTTGGGAPGTATAIRIRGGSSLNASNDPLIIIDGVPVDNRSLGGASNPLSLINPNDIESISVLKDASATAIYGSRASNGVIIVTTKRGVQGDKLRINVSSQNSISEPRNYVDVLNGSEFRALVQARGNANQRTLTGLASTDWQREILRTAQTTDNNVSLTGAVGKVPFRVSGGYLDQEGLLLRNDLKRYTGALSLTPVLLDGSLRVDANVKGSWIDNNFSNQDAVRDAVLFDPTQPIRSSNPALARYGGYFEFLNPVDANNPTAPRFVNPLAPRNPVSRIEQTRDRSTVKRSIGNIQLEYKLPFLSALSGVVNAGYDIQQGRGSRFRAATSGILAGGRLGQLEQYRNDNYNKLLETYAKYNADLGPGRLDLVGGYSYQDFRYRDYVFDDRLLDGSIFNNQPADRPINGREYFDPGYNLQSFFGRANFNIGDKYLFTASFRADGSSRFAENKRWGYFPAGAFAWRVKGEEFLQNSTAISELKVRLGYGITGQQDIGSNYYGYQALYIPSRNTAQYQLGTEYINTLRPSFYNPDLTWETTTTYNVGLDYGFFDGRVSGLVDFYQRDTKDLLAQVNVPALVNLSNAGFFNIGSLTNKGVEAVVNVDIVRGDKFNWTFNANGNYNENEITELNVGSNPNFQGYELGGIAGGVGNNIQINTVGFPANSFYVYQQVYGADGKPLDGVVVDRNGDGQINNLDRYRYKSARPDVILGFGSNVSYGKANLAFTMRSNLNQYVYNNVRSQSIFVQGPGGFVNNVTREVFDNNFTSGNPQVIQSDYFVENGSFLRMENVTLGYNFGDVFKGTNLNLSFAVQNLFVITDYKGLDPEVVTFQNSFGSVTQTFGIDNTIYPRPRTYTLGLNIGF, from the coding sequence ATGAAACACCCTTATCTAGCGAAACTCGCGTTTCCGCTACTGTGCGCTGGCGTAAGCGTTAGCAGCGCCTACGCCCAGGGAGCCGGTACGGTGAGCGGCCGGGTCCTGGACGAGAAGAACCAGGGACTGCCCGGCGTAACCGTCCTAATTGAAGGCACCAACCTCGGCGGCTCCACGAACTCCGACGGTACCTTCTCTATTCAAAACGTTCCCTCGGGTTCCCAGACGCTTGTTTTGTCGTTTGTAGGCTACACCACCCGCCGTCAGCCCATTACTGTAACGGGAGGGCAGAACACCGAAGTAAGCACCGTAACACTGTCCGAAAACACTACCCTGCTGAACGAAGCCGTGGTTATCGGCTACGGCACCCAGCGCAAGCAGGACCTGACCGGCGCCGTAGAGCAGATTTCGGAGAAGCAGTTCGTGAAGGGCCAGGTGACCAACCCAGAGCAGCTAGTGCAAGGCAAAGTAGCCGGCTTGCAAGTAACTACCGGCGGCGGCGCCCCTGGCACGGCAACTGCCATCCGCATCCGGGGTGGTTCTTCGCTTAATGCCTCCAACGACCCGCTTATTATAATTGATGGGGTGCCCGTTGACAACCGGTCATTGGGCGGCGCTTCTAACCCACTGTCGTTGATTAACCCTAACGACATCGAGAGTATTTCGGTCCTGAAAGACGCCTCGGCTACGGCCATTTACGGTTCACGGGCGTCGAACGGTGTAATTATCGTAACTACGAAGCGTGGAGTGCAGGGTGATAAGCTTCGTATAAACGTTAGCTCTCAGAATTCCATTTCTGAGCCCCGCAATTATGTGGATGTGCTGAACGGATCAGAGTTTCGGGCCTTGGTGCAGGCTCGTGGCAACGCCAATCAACGTACGCTTACGGGCTTGGCCAGCACTGACTGGCAGCGCGAGATTCTTCGCACGGCCCAGACGACCGACAACAACGTGAGCCTGACGGGCGCCGTGGGCAAAGTGCCATTCCGCGTTTCGGGTGGCTATTTGGACCAAGAAGGCTTGCTGCTGCGCAACGACCTGAAGCGCTACACCGGCGCGCTGAGCCTCACGCCCGTGCTGCTCGATGGTAGCTTACGTGTGGACGCTAACGTGAAAGGCTCCTGGATTGACAACAACTTCTCGAACCAGGATGCAGTTCGTGACGCGGTACTGTTTGATCCGACCCAGCCAATTCGTTCCAGCAACCCTGCCCTGGCCCGCTACGGCGGTTATTTTGAGTTCCTGAACCCCGTTGACGCCAACAACCCCACTGCTCCACGCTTCGTCAATCCGCTGGCTCCGCGCAACCCTGTGAGCCGCATTGAGCAAACCCGCGACCGGAGTACCGTTAAGCGGAGCATTGGTAACATTCAGCTTGAGTATAAGCTGCCATTCCTGTCGGCCCTGAGCGGCGTAGTAAATGCTGGCTACGACATCCAGCAGGGTCGTGGTAGCCGCTTCCGGGCCGCTACGTCGGGCATTCTGGCTGGTGGCCGCCTCGGGCAGTTGGAGCAGTACCGCAACGACAACTACAACAAGCTGCTGGAAACGTACGCTAAGTACAATGCCGACCTGGGTCCCGGCCGCCTGGATCTGGTAGGCGGCTACTCCTATCAGGATTTCCGCTACCGCGACTACGTATTTGATGACCGTTTGCTGGACGGTAGCATCTTCAATAACCAGCCCGCCGACCGCCCCATCAATGGCAGAGAGTACTTTGACCCAGGTTACAACCTGCAGTCATTCTTTGGCCGGGCTAACTTCAACATCGGCGACAAATACCTGTTCACGGCTTCGTTCCGCGCCGATGGTTCCTCACGCTTCGCTGAGAATAAGCGGTGGGGATACTTCCCGGCTGGTGCGTTTGCTTGGCGCGTGAAGGGCGAAGAATTCCTGCAGAACTCAACGGCCATCTCGGAGCTGAAGGTACGCCTGGGCTACGGCATTACCGGTCAGCAGGACATTGGCTCTAACTATTACGGCTATCAAGCATTGTATATACCGAGCCGCAACACTGCTCAATATCAGTTGGGCACGGAATATATCAATACGCTGCGCCCAAGCTTCTATAACCCTGATCTGACGTGGGAAACTACCACTACCTATAACGTCGGTCTAGACTACGGCTTCTTCGATGGCCGGGTATCAGGTTTAGTAGATTTCTATCAGCGCGACACCAAAGATCTGCTGGCTCAGGTAAACGTGCCGGCTCTGGTAAACCTGTCCAACGCTGGTTTCTTTAACATCGGTAGCCTAACCAATAAAGGGGTTGAGGCAGTGGTAAATGTTGATATCGTACGCGGCGACAAGTTTAACTGGACGTTTAACGCCAACGGTAACTACAACGAGAATGAGATTACCGAGCTGAACGTAGGCAGCAACCCCAACTTCCAGGGCTATGAGCTAGGCGGTATTGCCGGCGGCGTTGGCAACAACATCCAAATCAACACGGTAGGCTTCCCAGCCAACTCCTTCTACGTGTACCAGCAGGTATACGGCGCCGACGGTAAACCGCTAGACGGCGTGGTAGTGGATCGTAACGGCGACGGTCAGATCAATAATCTGGACCGCTACCGCTATAAGTCGGCCCGGCCGGATGTTATTCTGGGTTTCGGTTCCAACGTGTCGTATGGCAAGGCCAACCTAGCCTTCACGATGCGTAGCAACCTGAATCAATACGTGTATAACAACGTTCGTTCGCAGTCCATCTTTGTACAAGGCCCCGGTGGATTCGTGAACAACGTTACCCGTGAGGTGTTCGATAACAATTTTACCAGCGGCAACCCGCAGGTAATTCAGTCGGACTACTTCGTGGAAAATGGCTCGTTTTTGCGTATGGAAAACGTAACGCTGGGGTACAATTTTGGCGACGTGTTCAAAGGCACGAACCTCAACCTATCCTTCGCTGTTCAGAACTTGTTCGTCATTACCGACTACAAAGGCCTTGACCCGGAAGTAGTTACCTTCCAAAACAGCTTCGGCTCGGTAACCCAGACGTTTGGTATCGATAACACGATTTACCCGCGTCCGCGCACGTACACCCTCGGTCTGAACATCGGCTTCTAA
- the trpC gene encoding indole-3-glycerol phosphate synthase TrpC produces the protein MTILDKIIQHKRQEVATRRELVPVKLLEQSLYMPAQPLSLRRYLLRDDLSGIIAEFKRRSPSKGIINQHAPVERTTLGYMQAGASALSVLTDAEFFGGRNEDLTVARRFNFCPILRKDFVVDEYQIIEAKSIGADAVLLIAAVLTAEEVLGLGRLARSLGLEVLLEIHNAEELDRTLHPDAASLVGVNNRNLHDFTVSLDTSGELAQRIPGEFVKVTESGLSTAADIEQLRAVGYRGFLIGETFMRHSRPEKACAALVQQLRATEAVTLL, from the coding sequence ATGACCATTCTCGATAAAATCATTCAACATAAGCGCCAGGAAGTGGCCACGCGGCGTGAGCTGGTGCCGGTGAAGCTGCTGGAGCAAAGCCTCTACATGCCGGCCCAGCCGCTCAGCCTGCGCCGCTACCTGCTGCGCGACGACCTCAGCGGCATCATTGCCGAGTTCAAGCGCCGCTCACCCAGCAAGGGCATCATCAACCAGCACGCCCCGGTGGAGCGCACCACCCTGGGCTACATGCAGGCCGGGGCCTCGGCCCTGTCGGTGCTGACGGACGCGGAGTTTTTCGGGGGCCGCAACGAGGACCTGACCGTGGCCAGGCGCTTCAACTTCTGCCCTATTCTGCGCAAGGATTTTGTGGTGGATGAGTACCAGATTATCGAAGCCAAGAGCATCGGGGCCGATGCCGTGCTGCTGATTGCGGCGGTGCTGACGGCCGAGGAGGTGCTGGGCCTGGGCCGCCTGGCCCGGAGCCTGGGCCTGGAGGTGTTGCTCGAAATCCATAACGCCGAGGAGCTAGACCGCACCCTGCACCCCGACGCCGCGAGCCTGGTGGGCGTCAACAACCGCAACCTGCACGACTTCACCGTTAGCCTCGACACGTCGGGCGAGCTGGCCCAGCGCATCCCTGGCGAGTTTGTGAAAGTGACGGAAAGCGGCCTGAGCACCGCCGCCGACATCGAGCAGCTGCGCGCCGTGGGCTACCGGGGCTTCCTCATCGGCGAAACCTTCATGCGCCACTCCCGCCCCGAAAAAGCCTGCGCCGCTCTGGTGCAGCAGCTCCGCGCTACCGAGGCCGTGACGTTGCTGTAG
- a CDS encoding RagB/SusD family nutrient uptake outer membrane protein: MLPLSSCLNDLDQTPSFQDSSESVYGDPVKIKGALARLYATLAVSGQQGPAGLPDIQGIDEGFSNYLRQYWKAQELTTDEAIIAWNDGSLPDYNRLTWNANNEFVRAIYDRIFYQVSLCNEFLRQTTDAKLSDRGISGGELANVKAYRAEARFLRALSYWHAIDMFGNVPFATEESSVGSTAPLQRDRAFMFKYVEDELKAIEGELPEASTNAAMYGRANKAAAWTLLAKLYLNAEVYLGSGQQRNTDAVTYAKKIIDSRAYSLAPDYRLLFLADNDKNAGRTEVIFPVAFDGLRTKTFGGMTFLVHAAVGGSMQPKDFGINGGWFGLRTKKNLVDAYDQDGGTGATDKRALFYTQGQNKEISDIFTFTDGYAVTKYRNVTSTGAAGSDASGDFPDTDFPMFRLADVHLMYAEAALRGGTGATSPSPLEAVNALRTRAGVPVLATLSLDVIQRERARELYWEGHRRTDLIRFGLYTSGTYLWPFKGGARDGRGVDDKYKLFPIPTTDLVANPNLKQNPGY; this comes from the coding sequence ATGCTGCCTTTGTCCTCCTGCTTGAACGACCTGGACCAGACTCCTTCGTTCCAAGACAGTTCGGAGTCGGTATACGGCGACCCGGTAAAAATTAAGGGGGCGCTGGCGCGTCTCTACGCCACGCTAGCCGTAAGCGGCCAGCAGGGTCCTGCCGGCTTGCCTGATATTCAGGGTATTGACGAGGGCTTCTCGAACTACCTGCGCCAGTACTGGAAAGCACAGGAGCTGACCACTGATGAGGCCATTATTGCCTGGAACGATGGTAGCCTACCCGACTACAACCGCCTGACCTGGAACGCCAACAACGAGTTTGTGCGCGCCATCTATGACCGGATTTTTTACCAGGTTTCGCTCTGCAACGAGTTTCTCCGGCAAACCACCGATGCTAAGCTGAGCGACCGGGGTATCTCGGGTGGAGAATTGGCCAATGTGAAAGCTTACCGCGCTGAGGCACGTTTCCTGCGTGCCCTAAGCTACTGGCACGCCATTGACATGTTCGGCAACGTGCCATTTGCCACCGAAGAGTCGTCGGTAGGTAGCACAGCTCCGCTGCAGCGTGACCGGGCTTTCATGTTCAAATACGTGGAGGATGAGCTGAAGGCCATTGAAGGTGAACTTCCTGAGGCCAGCACCAACGCGGCCATGTACGGGCGCGCCAATAAAGCTGCCGCCTGGACGCTGCTCGCCAAGCTGTATCTGAATGCTGAGGTGTATCTCGGTTCGGGCCAGCAACGCAACACTGACGCCGTAACCTACGCCAAGAAGATTATTGATTCGCGCGCTTATTCGCTGGCTCCGGACTACCGGCTGCTGTTCTTGGCCGACAACGACAAGAATGCGGGTCGCACGGAAGTTATCTTTCCCGTTGCGTTTGACGGCTTGCGCACTAAAACCTTCGGAGGCATGACCTTCCTGGTGCACGCAGCCGTCGGTGGCAGCATGCAGCCTAAGGATTTTGGCATCAACGGCGGCTGGTTTGGCCTGCGCACCAAGAAAAACCTGGTGGATGCCTACGACCAGGATGGCGGCACCGGCGCCACCGATAAACGCGCGCTGTTTTACACCCAAGGTCAGAACAAGGAAATCAGCGACATCTTCACGTTCACGGATGGCTACGCCGTCACCAAATACCGCAACGTGACCAGCACCGGCGCTGCCGGCTCCGATGCTTCCGGTGACTTCCCTGACACCGATTTCCCCATGTTCCGCCTGGCCGACGTGCACCTGATGTACGCCGAAGCGGCTCTGCGCGGTGGCACGGGCGCTACGAGCCCGAGCCCGCTGGAAGCCGTGAATGCTCTGCGTACCCGCGCGGGTGTTCCCGTCCTGGCTACCCTCAGCTTGGATGTTATTCAGCGGGAGCGGGCTCGGGAGCTGTACTGGGAAGGTCACCGCCGCACCGACCTGATTCGTTTCGGGCTGTACACCAGCGGCACGTACCTCTGGCCCTTCAAGGGTGGTGCCCGTGATGGCCGGGGGGTTGACGATAAGTACAAGCTGTTTCCCATCCCCACTACCGACCTGGTAGCTAACCCCAATCTGAAGCAAAACCCCGGCTACTAA
- the trpD gene encoding anthranilate phosphoribosyltransferase, whose protein sequence is MKQILNQLFEQQLLTHAEAREAMLRIGQGEANAAEMAAFMAVYRLRPISVPELAGFREALLSLSRDPELGTHDTVDIVGTGGDGKDTLNISTLACFVVAGAGYKVTKHGNIGVSSVCGSSDVLAQLGVEFGVGNDVLKRQLERAGICFLHAPAFHPAMRHAGPVRRELGVRTFFNILGPLVNPARPRFQVAGTFSLELLRIYHYLLQQTNTCYAVVHALDGYDELSLTATAKLATPQGERVVSAADFGLASTRPEELAGGRTPQESARLFVDVLEGRGTRAQRDVVTANAALAIGCLEPEFSFTDSLAAARESLDSGRARQALRELVSLSCKL, encoded by the coding sequence TTGAAACAGATTCTGAACCAGCTATTTGAACAGCAGCTGCTCACCCATGCTGAGGCGCGCGAAGCCATGCTGCGCATCGGCCAGGGCGAGGCCAACGCGGCGGAAATGGCGGCGTTTATGGCCGTGTACCGCCTGCGGCCCATTTCGGTGCCGGAACTGGCGGGCTTCCGCGAGGCTCTGCTGAGCCTGAGCCGCGACCCGGAGCTGGGCACCCACGACACCGTGGACATTGTGGGTACGGGCGGCGACGGCAAAGACACGCTCAACATCAGTACTCTGGCCTGCTTCGTGGTGGCGGGGGCGGGCTACAAGGTGACCAAGCACGGCAATATCGGGGTGTCGTCGGTGTGCGGGTCGTCGGATGTGCTGGCCCAGCTGGGCGTAGAGTTTGGGGTCGGCAACGACGTGCTGAAGCGGCAGCTGGAGCGGGCGGGCATCTGCTTTCTGCACGCGCCGGCCTTTCACCCGGCCATGCGCCACGCCGGGCCGGTGCGCCGGGAGCTGGGCGTGCGCACGTTCTTCAACATTCTGGGGCCGCTGGTGAATCCGGCCCGGCCCCGCTTCCAGGTGGCCGGCACGTTCAGCCTGGAGCTGCTGCGCATTTACCACTACCTGTTGCAGCAAACCAACACCTGCTACGCCGTGGTACACGCCCTCGACGGCTACGACGAACTTTCCCTCACGGCCACTGCCAAGCTGGCCACGCCCCAGGGCGAGCGGGTGGTGTCGGCGGCCGACTTTGGCTTGGCTTCCACCCGGCCCGAGGAGCTAGCCGGGGGCCGCACCCCGCAGGAGTCGGCGCGGCTGTTTGTGGACGTGCTGGAGGGCCGCGGCACTCGCGCCCAGCGCGACGTGGTGACGGCCAACGCCGCCCTGGCCATCGGCTGCCTGGAGCCCGAGTTCAGCTTCACCGACAGCCTGGCCGCCGCCCGGGAGTCCCTGGACTCGGGCCGGGCCCGGCAGGCGCTGCGGGAGCTGGTTTCTTTGAGCTGTAAGCTGTAA
- a CDS encoding phosphoribosylanthranilate isomerase → MPPQPLLKVCGMARADNLAAVVALRPDFLGFIFYPKSGRYMGRTLSPAALAQVPPAIRKVGVFVDAPVDEVLARVAEFGLNLVQLHGAESPATCAALRAVGVAVVKAFSVGETFDLARLTPYLGNVDYFLFDTQGRQPGGNGTAFDWGLLAGYNLPVPYFLAGGLDLTHAAALRNLRLPGLFALDLNSRFETAPGVKDTERLRQFFTELRT, encoded by the coding sequence ATGCCACCTCAACCCCTGCTCAAAGTCTGCGGTATGGCGCGGGCCGACAACCTGGCGGCCGTTGTGGCGCTGCGGCCCGATTTTCTGGGGTTTATCTTCTACCCGAAATCCGGCCGCTATATGGGCCGCACGCTGAGCCCGGCGGCGCTGGCGCAGGTGCCCCCCGCCATTCGGAAAGTAGGCGTGTTTGTGGATGCGCCGGTGGACGAGGTACTGGCACGGGTGGCGGAGTTTGGGCTGAACCTGGTGCAGCTGCACGGCGCCGAATCGCCCGCCACCTGCGCGGCGCTTCGGGCAGTGGGGGTGGCGGTGGTTAAGGCGTTTTCGGTGGGGGAGACGTTCGACCTGGCCCGGCTGACGCCCTACCTGGGTAACGTCGATTATTTTCTCTTCGACACCCAGGGCAGGCAGCCGGGCGGCAACGGCACGGCCTTCGACTGGGGCCTGCTGGCCGGCTATAACCTACCGGTGCCCTACTTCCTGGCCGGCGGCCTCGACCTGACCCACGCCGCGGCGCTGCGGAACCTGCGGCTGCCGGGTTTGTTTGCCCTGGACCTGAACAGCCGCTTTGAAACCGCGCCCGGCGTGAAAGACACGGAGCGGCTGCGGCAGTTTTTTACTGAATTGAGAACCTGA
- a CDS encoding anthranilate synthase component II: MSILVLDNYDSFTYNLVQVLRELGHTDNVTVIRNDKLAVANVAAYDAVLLSPGPGVPSEAGLMPEIIRHYAPTKRILGVCLGHQGLAENFGGELYNLPAVVHGVATQAEVVADDRLFAGLPKTFRVGRYHSWSVQPESVPAELEVTAVDADGQVMALRHRHYDVRGVQFHPESILTEHGHQMLRNWLEQV, encoded by the coding sequence ATGTCCATCCTCGTCCTCGATAACTACGACTCGTTCACCTACAACCTGGTGCAGGTGCTGCGGGAGCTGGGCCACACGGACAACGTCACGGTGATTCGCAACGATAAGCTGGCCGTGGCCAACGTGGCTGCCTATGACGCTGTGCTCCTGTCGCCGGGCCCCGGCGTGCCCTCGGAAGCTGGCCTGATGCCGGAAATTATCCGGCACTATGCGCCCACCAAGCGCATCTTGGGCGTGTGCCTGGGCCACCAGGGCTTGGCCGAAAACTTCGGCGGGGAGCTGTATAACCTGCCGGCCGTGGTGCACGGCGTGGCCACGCAGGCCGAAGTGGTAGCCGACGACCGGCTGTTTGCGGGCCTGCCTAAGACCTTCCGCGTCGGGCGCTACCACTCCTGGAGCGTGCAGCCCGAGTCGGTGCCGGCGGAGCTGGAAGTAACCGCCGTGGACGCCGACGGGCAGGTGATGGCCCTGCGTCACCGCCACTACGACGTGCGCGGCGTGCAGTTCCACCCCGAGTCCATCCTCACCGAGCACGGCCACCAGATGCTGCGCAATTGGTTGGAGCAGGTATGA
- a CDS encoding alpha/beta hydrolase-fold protein, with protein sequence MRHLLFSGALLLASAGQAQTTFRLTRVPAATPASATLHLAGSFNNWNPASSAHALSRSPDGTYQVTLPASVTGTLEFKFTRGAWASVETDAQHADLPNRRYTVGSGPATVELQVANWKDLGGSGTTPCQSTALQPNVRVVSTSFQLPQLNRTRRVWVYLPNDYATAPAKRYPVLYLHDGQNVFDVCTGFAGEWGVDETLSQLQQQGLDATGAIVVAVDNGGPDRLNEYSPWNNPQYGGGQGDQYVDFLVQTLKPYIDQSYRTLTGREYTGIAGSSMGGLISVYAALKYPQVYGKVGVFSPAFWFAERPLFDYVAQHPAHPETRFYFVSGTTESQTMVPLMQAMRDALQKGGVPAANLSYQARPDGQHAEWFWKREFAAAYQWLYAPGTVAGARKGAARLAFSAYPNPAKDKLLVQLPAASREARLELTDAAGRVVLRQKIRSGAAVDVSQLAKGTYLLRLTAGRQAGFQTLMKE encoded by the coding sequence ATGAGACATCTTCTATTTAGCGGAGCGCTGCTGCTGGCTTCAGCGGGTCAGGCGCAAACCACTTTTCGGCTTACCCGCGTGCCAGCCGCTACGCCAGCGTCGGCTACCCTGCACCTGGCCGGCTCCTTCAACAATTGGAACCCCGCTAGCTCAGCCCACGCCCTCAGCCGCAGTCCGGATGGCACGTACCAGGTTACGCTGCCCGCCAGCGTCACGGGCACGCTCGAGTTCAAGTTTACCCGCGGGGCATGGGCATCGGTGGAAACGGACGCCCAGCACGCCGACTTGCCGAACCGGCGCTACACGGTGGGCAGCGGGCCAGCTACGGTGGAGCTGCAAGTGGCCAACTGGAAAGACCTGGGCGGCAGCGGCACTACGCCGTGCCAGAGCACGGCCTTGCAGCCCAATGTGCGCGTGGTCAGCACCAGCTTTCAGCTGCCCCAGCTCAATCGTACGCGCCGCGTGTGGGTGTACCTGCCCAACGACTACGCCACGGCCCCAGCCAAACGCTACCCCGTGCTCTACCTGCACGACGGGCAGAACGTGTTTGACGTTTGCACCGGCTTTGCGGGCGAATGGGGCGTGGACGAAACCCTGAGCCAGCTCCAGCAGCAGGGCCTGGATGCTACCGGCGCCATTGTGGTGGCCGTGGACAACGGCGGCCCTGACCGGCTCAACGAGTACTCACCCTGGAACAACCCGCAGTACGGCGGCGGGCAAGGCGACCAGTACGTGGACTTTCTGGTGCAAACCCTCAAGCCCTACATCGACCAGAGCTACCGCACCCTGACGGGGCGCGAGTACACGGGCATTGCCGGCAGCAGCATGGGCGGGCTGATTTCGGTCTACGCCGCCCTGAAGTATCCGCAGGTGTACGGCAAAGTGGGCGTGTTTTCGCCGGCGTTCTGGTTTGCCGAGCGGCCCTTGTTCGACTACGTAGCTCAGCACCCGGCCCACCCCGAGACGCGGTTTTACTTTGTGAGCGGCACCACCGAAAGCCAGACCATGGTGCCGCTGATGCAGGCCATGCGCGACGCTTTGCAGAAGGGCGGCGTGCCAGCCGCTAACCTCTCGTACCAGGCCCGGCCCGACGGCCAGCACGCCGAGTGGTTCTGGAAGCGGGAGTTTGCGGCGGCCTACCAATGGCTGTACGCACCCGGCACGGTGGCCGGTGCCCGCAAAGGCGCGGCCCGCCTGGCATTCAGCGCCTACCCCAACCCGGCCAAGGATAAGCTGCTGGTGCAGCTGCCTGCCGCCTCGCGCGAGGCCCGCCTGGAACTCACTGATGCCGCCGGCCGCGTGGTGCTGCGCCAGAAGATCCGCTCTGGCGCAGCGGTGGACGTGAGCCAGTTGGCCAAGGGCACCTACCTGCTGCGCCTCACGGCTGGCCGCCAAGCCGGGTTCCAAACCCTGATGAAGGAATAG